The Sediminitomix flava genome includes a window with the following:
- a CDS encoding ABC transporter permease, with translation MQQNDIPKKTGLRRKFSNSGFIALVLVMFTFLIGLFGYLIMPDPTPFANDGMIEVAKKRSGFTVPIIKVRKDVPVEMQNFWDKLLYGQESNFVSIPYQGELILENDSVFYQLYDSHEKEIGSYKTKIYGLPLIRVVKSVYVGESDKLGKSISQNYVFLKEKVVYLDENESRAIISKEELEALFWKENVSTKTFIFGTDKNGRDILSRLIYGARISFLVGLIAVIISLIVGVTLGGISGYFGGVLDRFISWFMTVMWAIPTILLVIAIRLVFDSSELWVTFIAVGLTMWVEIARVVRGKVLELKEKTYIEAAHSLGYSDLRIITKHILPNLVGVLVVLSASNFASAILMEAGLSFLGLGGPPAMPSWGNMIRSGLSELRPNGEWHLILYPSICISLLVLSFNLLGNAIRDVLDPGDLQGR, from the coding sequence ATGCAACAAAATGATATTCCAAAGAAAACAGGTTTGAGGCGTAAGTTCAGTAATAGTGGATTTATAGCCTTGGTGCTTGTAATGTTTACTTTTTTGATAGGCTTGTTTGGTTATTTAATCATGCCTGATCCAACTCCTTTTGCAAATGATGGTATGATTGAAGTTGCAAAAAAGAGATCGGGTTTTACTGTACCAATCATAAAAGTGAGAAAGGATGTCCCTGTTGAGATGCAGAATTTTTGGGATAAATTACTTTATGGTCAAGAAAGTAACTTTGTTTCTATCCCTTATCAAGGCGAATTAATTCTCGAAAATGATTCGGTTTTTTATCAATTATATGATTCTCATGAGAAAGAAATTGGTAGCTATAAAACTAAGATATACGGCTTACCATTGATAAGAGTAGTTAAAAGCGTATATGTCGGAGAATCAGATAAACTTGGGAAGAGCATTTCACAGAATTATGTTTTTCTGAAAGAAAAGGTTGTTTACTTGGATGAGAATGAATCTAGAGCAATAATTTCTAAAGAGGAACTTGAAGCTCTTTTTTGGAAAGAAAATGTCTCAACAAAGACTTTTATTTTCGGAACAGATAAAAATGGTCGTGATATCTTGAGCCGATTAATTTATGGTGCTAGAATATCTTTCTTAGTAGGACTTATTGCTGTGATTATTTCTCTAATAGTTGGTGTTACATTAGGAGGAATTAGTGGCTATTTTGGAGGGGTATTGGATCGATTTATTTCTTGGTTTATGACTGTTATGTGGGCAATTCCTACTATTCTTTTGGTTATTGCTATTAGACTAGTATTCGATAGCTCTGAACTTTGGGTGACTTTCATAGCTGTTGGTTTGACGATGTGGGTAGAAATCGCTAGAGTTGTTAGAGGAAAAGTATTAGAGTTAAAGGAGAAGACTTATATCGAAGCAGCTCATAGTCTAGGATATTCCGACTTGAGAATTATAACTAAACATATTTTACCCAACCTAGTAGGTGTTTTAGTCGTACTAAGTGCCTCTAATTTTGCTTCTGCTATTTTGATGGAAGCGGGTTTAAGTTTCCTAGGGTTAGGAGGACCTCCTGCAATGCCATCTTGGGGGAATATGATTCGATCAGGTTTGTCTGAGTTAAGACCTAATGGCGAATGGCATCTGATATTGTATCCATCAATTTGTATCAGTTTATTGGTGCTTTCCTTTAATTTACTGGGTAATGCGATAAGAGATGTTCTTGACCCAGGAGATTTACAAGGACGATAA
- a CDS encoding PP2C family protein-serine/threonine phosphatase produces MKDSVENRLKLKELELSALYDITTAITANASEDNLYKIFKFTIASNPSINNLLLFVRESSDWVCKVSYGVSKVSQEWILLDELKGISSAATLDEELSNRMEGLSSILPIKHKEEVLAYVLLGKKGGSDVDYFDMEFVEALANITIVAIENKKLARKEQKQEQYRKQLEIAKDVQTLLFPKALPKDDVMAIKASYLPHHTIGGDYFDYFKLDEDRFFLSIADVSGKGIPAAILMSNFQGGLRMLLKNNHDLEISVQKLNELIIENANGENFITAFFFIYNLKSKTIHYVNAGHNPPFLFLQNDMKRLETGTTILGGFNQLPFLQVGEISNVDDFFLFCFTDGFTETYNDLEEEFGETQLGEFLEVNKHLSHDDLHQTLIAHLNTFKGNQAYADDITLLSYSVTTV; encoded by the coding sequence ATGAAGGATTCTGTTGAAAATAGATTGAAGTTAAAAGAATTGGAGTTATCTGCCTTGTATGATATTACAACGGCAATTACGGCAAACGCTTCTGAAGATAATCTTTATAAAATATTCAAGTTTACGATAGCTTCTAATCCTTCAATAAATAATCTATTACTTTTTGTCAGAGAGAGTTCTGATTGGGTATGTAAAGTATCGTATGGGGTTTCAAAAGTCTCACAAGAGTGGATATTATTGGATGAATTGAAAGGGATATCCTCTGCTGCTACTTTAGATGAAGAACTTTCAAATAGAATGGAAGGGCTTTCAAGTATTCTTCCAATTAAACATAAAGAAGAAGTTTTAGCTTACGTCTTGCTAGGTAAAAAAGGTGGTTCTGATGTCGATTATTTTGACATGGAGTTTGTAGAAGCCTTAGCGAATATTACGATTGTAGCGATCGAGAATAAAAAATTAGCTAGAAAGGAACAGAAACAAGAACAGTATAGAAAACAGTTGGAGATAGCGAAAGATGTACAGACACTTCTTTTTCCGAAGGCATTACCAAAAGATGATGTAATGGCTATTAAGGCTAGCTATCTTCCACACCATACAATAGGTGGTGATTATTTTGACTATTTTAAACTTGATGAAGATCGATTCTTTTTAAGTATTGCGGATGTCTCTGGAAAAGGAATCCCTGCGGCTATTTTAATGTCAAATTTTCAAGGTGGATTAAGAATGTTATTAAAAAATAATCATGACTTGGAAATTTCTGTTCAAAAACTGAATGAATTGATTATTGAGAATGCCAATGGGGAGAATTTTATTACGGCATTCTTTTTTATTTATAACTTAAAAAGTAAAACTATACATTACGTAAATGCAGGACATAATCCACCTTTCCTTTTCTTACAAAATGACATGAAAAGATTAGAAACTGGAACAACAATTTTGGGCGGATTTAACCAGTTACCATTCTTGCAAGTAGGTGAAATATCGAATGTAGATGATTTCTTCCTTTTCTGTTTTACAGATGGTTTTACTGAAACATATAATGATTTAGAGGAAGAATTTGGAGAGACTCAACTTGGTGAGTTCTTAGAAGTGAATAAGCACTTGAGTCATGATGATTTACATCAAACATTGATAGCACATTTGAATACATTTAAAGGCAATCAAGCCTATGCTGATGATATTACCCTGCTTTCATACAGTGTAACAACTGTATAA
- the gdhA gene encoding NADP-specific glutamate dehydrogenase, whose protein sequence is MSFEKLELESFMTGLVRRNPGQPEFHQAVREVAEKLIPFINENPKYLTSRILERMTEPDRVISFRVLWEDDEGNVRVNRGHRVQFNGAIGPYKGGLRFDKSVTLGTLKFLGFEQVFKNSLTTLPMGGAKGGSDFNPKGKSDREVMRFCHAFMTELYRHIGKDTDVPAGDIGVGAREVSFLFGQYKRIKNEFTGVLTGKGLQFGGSNARKEATGFGSVYFAKEMLAHRNDTIDGKVAVVSGSGNVAQHTVEKLIDLGAKVVTVSDRGGYLLDNDGINDDKLSHIMELKNVQRASLKAYLDKYPNAEYHEDKRPWEVKCDLAFPSATQNELSGADAQTLVDNGCILVCEGANMPTDIEGIKVFEKAQIMFGPGKAANAGGVAISGLEMTQNSMRLQWSFEEVDTRLQEIMAKIHKSCVKYGEEEGWVDYVKGANIGGFVKVADAMIAYGII, encoded by the coding sequence ATGAGCTTTGAAAAATTAGAGCTAGAATCATTCATGACAGGTCTAGTTCGTAGAAATCCTGGACAACCTGAATTTCATCAAGCTGTTCGTGAAGTAGCTGAAAAACTAATTCCATTTATCAACGAGAATCCTAAATATTTAACATCACGTATTCTTGAACGTATGACTGAGCCAGATCGTGTGATCAGTTTTAGAGTACTTTGGGAAGATGATGAAGGAAACGTTCGTGTAAATAGAGGACATAGAGTTCAGTTTAACGGAGCAATCGGTCCATACAAAGGAGGACTTCGTTTTGATAAGTCAGTAACTTTGGGTACACTTAAATTCTTAGGCTTTGAACAAGTATTTAAGAATAGTTTGACTACACTTCCTATGGGGGGGGCTAAAGGTGGTTCAGACTTTAATCCGAAGGGTAAATCTGATCGTGAAGTAATGAGATTCTGTCATGCATTTATGACAGAACTTTACAGACATATAGGAAAAGATACTGATGTACCTGCCGGTGATATTGGTGTTGGCGCACGTGAAGTGAGTTTCCTTTTTGGTCAATACAAGCGTATTAAAAATGAATTTACGGGTGTCTTAACTGGTAAAGGATTGCAGTTTGGAGGAAGTAATGCACGTAAAGAAGCTACAGGCTTTGGAAGTGTTTATTTTGCCAAAGAAATGTTAGCTCACAGAAATGATACAATTGATGGTAAAGTAGCTGTAGTTTCTGGGTCTGGTAATGTTGCTCAGCATACAGTTGAAAAGTTGATTGATCTTGGTGCAAAAGTTGTCACAGTATCAGATAGAGGTGGTTATCTCTTAGATAATGATGGTATTAATGACGACAAGTTAAGTCATATCATGGAGCTTAAAAATGTTCAAAGAGCATCTTTAAAAGCTTATTTGGATAAATATCCAAATGCAGAATATCATGAAGATAAACGCCCTTGGGAAGTGAAATGTGATTTAGCATTTCCTTCAGCAACGCAAAATGAGTTGAGCGGCGCTGATGCACAAACTTTAGTAGATAACGGCTGTATTTTGGTTTGTGAGGGAGCAAACATGCCTACAGATATTGAAGGAATTAAAGTTTTTGAAAAGGCTCAAATCATGTTTGGTCCAGGAAAAGCTGCCAATGCCGGTGGTGTTGCTATTTCAGGTCTAGAAATGACTCAAAACTCAATGAGATTACAATGGTCATTTGAAGAAGTAGATACTCGTCTTCAAGAGATCATGGCAAAAATCCATAAGTCTTGTGTGAAGTATGGCGAAGAAGAAGGATGGGTTGATTATGTAAAAGGAGCAAACATTGGAGGTTTTGTAAAAGTTGCTGATGCAATGATTGCCTACGGAATTATCTAA
- a CDS encoding hydroxymethylglutaryl-CoA lyase has translation MLKLIECPRDAMQGIDTFIPTNLKVKYINQLLKVGFDTIDFGSFVSPKAIPQMRDTEEVLSKLDKRNTNLLAIVANQKGVDKVCSFSEIDYLGYPFSISETFQLRNTNKSIAESKVLLEQIKASCDKYDKKMVVYLSMGFGNPYGDEYSNEIVAKYTEYLIELGVEVISLSDTIGSSDPMQIIDLFSELKSLSNKVEFGAHLHSRADQIPEKVKALIDAGCNRIDTAFGGLGGCPMAQDDLVGNLATESVITSLKHLGIVTPLDMKEFSVAQKMYNEIFPTNLIQ, from the coding sequence ATGCTAAAATTAATAGAATGCCCAAGAGATGCTATGCAAGGCATCGATACCTTTATCCCTACAAATTTAAAGGTTAAATACATAAATCAGCTCCTTAAAGTTGGTTTTGACACAATAGACTTTGGTAGTTTTGTTTCTCCAAAGGCTATTCCTCAGATGCGAGATACAGAAGAAGTCTTATCAAAATTAGATAAAAGAAATACCAATCTTTTAGCTATTGTTGCTAATCAAAAAGGAGTAGATAAGGTATGTTCTTTTTCAGAGATTGATTATTTAGGATATCCCTTTTCAATATCAGAAACATTCCAGCTTCGCAATACGAATAAGTCTATTGCGGAATCGAAGGTTCTTTTAGAGCAGATAAAAGCATCTTGTGATAAATATGATAAAAAAATGGTAGTCTATCTATCGATGGGTTTTGGGAATCCTTACGGAGATGAATACTCAAACGAAATAGTAGCTAAATATACTGAATACCTAATTGAATTGGGGGTTGAAGTTATTTCACTATCAGACACAATTGGTTCTTCGGACCCTATGCAAATCATCGATTTATTTTCTGAGTTAAAATCCCTTTCTAATAAAGTTGAATTTGGAGCTCATTTACATTCAAGGGCAGATCAAATTCCTGAGAAGGTAAAAGCGTTAATCGATGCAGGCTGTAATCGAATAGATACTGCATTTGGAGGCTTAGGAGGCTGTCCAATGGCTCAAGATGACTTAGTTGGTAATTTGGCTACAGAAAGTGTTATAACAAGTTTGAAGCATTTAGGTATTGTGACGCCATTGGATATGAAAGAATTTTCAGTTGCCCAGAAAATGTACAATGAAATTTTTCCTACTAATCTTATACAGTAG
- a CDS encoding 4'-phosphopantetheinyl transferase family protein, which produces MEWVKLCVDKGNLSWGLMRYEIDEQFYIDQLNNRIETEVLSRKNKKSRIESLAARFALKNLLQELQLGYEGIVKDENQKPFLKNIEGQIAISHTSKYVAVAFHQTDSIGIDIEKWSERLLRVVPRIMSNEEQKSLSITNDNALKLWCAKEALYKLNGKKNIDFTNEIKILETHESSWTAQIPQSSDKIPVEFELIHDICLAKATV; this is translated from the coding sequence ATGGAATGGGTGAAACTATGTGTCGATAAGGGTAATTTGAGTTGGGGACTCATGCGTTATGAAATAGATGAGCAATTTTATATTGATCAACTCAATAATAGAATAGAAACTGAAGTACTCTCACGAAAAAATAAAAAGAGTAGAATTGAATCTCTAGCAGCAAGATTTGCATTAAAGAATTTACTACAAGAATTGCAGCTTGGTTACGAAGGGATAGTCAAAGACGAAAATCAGAAACCATTTCTTAAAAATATTGAGGGACAAATTGCGATTAGTCATACCTCGAAATATGTAGCTGTCGCTTTTCATCAGACCGATAGTATAGGCATAGATATCGAAAAATGGTCTGAAAGACTTCTTAGAGTTGTTCCTCGCATCATGTCTAATGAAGAGCAAAAGAGCTTATCAATAACTAATGATAATGCTTTAAAATTATGGTGTGCAAAAGAAGCTCTCTATAAATTGAATGGTAAAAAGAATATAGATTTTACCAATGAAATTAAAATTCTTGAAACACATGAGTCCTCTTGGACAGCTCAAATCCCACAATCATCTGATAAGATTCCTGTGGAATTTGAACTGATTCATGATATTTGTTTGGCTAAAGCTACTGTATAA
- a CDS encoding diacylglycerol/lipid kinase family protein: MTLYTKHDVLIHKTLANVKFIINPISGSGKGKRTAELIREKFNSPNTSSEILFTKGRDHAYSLAKELIEEGETSLIVAVGGDGTINEVASAMIGQNIPLGIIPIGSGNGLARHLNIPLNPQKAINSLYNAQTSFIDVGIVNGKQFFCTSGTGFDAYVSHHFAEADGRGLINYIKTGVQDYFNYKANKYKIEVDGKDYNVDAYMVSVANASQFGNNAYIAPNADISDGLLDVVIIKKFNKLNILPLVFKVFSKSLNSYDQVMMLRGANIKISTSSKQNKIYLHRDGEPEWGEENLTYSIKNNALKIFV, encoded by the coding sequence ATGACATTATATACTAAACACGATGTTTTAATCCATAAAACATTGGCAAACGTAAAATTTATAATTAATCCTATCTCTGGTTCTGGGAAAGGAAAAAGAACAGCTGAACTTATCCGAGAAAAGTTTAATAGCCCAAATACATCTTCTGAGATTCTTTTTACAAAAGGAAGAGATCACGCTTACTCATTAGCTAAAGAATTAATCGAAGAAGGAGAAACAAGTCTGATTGTCGCGGTTGGAGGTGACGGAACAATTAATGAGGTAGCTAGCGCTATGATTGGTCAAAACATACCGCTTGGCATCATTCCAATTGGTTCAGGGAATGGATTGGCAAGACACTTAAATATTCCACTTAATCCACAAAAAGCTATTAATTCATTATACAATGCACAAACATCATTTATTGATGTTGGTATTGTAAATGGAAAACAGTTTTTCTGTACTTCTGGAACTGGCTTTGATGCTTATGTTAGTCATCATTTTGCAGAAGCTGATGGTAGAGGACTAATTAACTACATTAAAACTGGTGTACAAGACTACTTTAATTATAAAGCCAATAAGTATAAAATTGAAGTAGATGGAAAAGACTATAATGTAGATGCTTATATGGTATCTGTTGCCAATGCTTCTCAGTTTGGAAATAATGCCTATATAGCACCTAATGCTGATATTTCTGACGGTTTATTAGATGTCGTCATCATTAAAAAGTTTAATAAACTAAACATTCTTCCTTTAGTGTTTAAGGTTTTCAGTAAATCGTTGAATTCATATGATCAAGTGATGATGTTAAGAGGAGCAAATATAAAAATCTCTACATCCTCTAAACAAAACAAAATCTACTTGCATAGAGACGGAGAACCTGAATGGGGAGAAGAAAATCTTACGTATTCAATTAAAAATAACGCATTGAAAATATTCGTGTAA
- a CDS encoding peptide MFS transporter, producing the protein METTSNQKQLFGHPIGLYILFFTEMWERFSYYGMRALLVLFMTAPVAKDGLGWSQGDAISLYGTYTMMVYLMSIPGGILADKLLGQKRSVMIGGLTLVAGHLVMAIPEIWAFYTALVLIVLGVGMLKPNISTMVGGLYAKGDPNRDQGFNIFYLGINIGAFASSIAVGLVAEKYGWHYGFGLAGIGMLLGQLVFMAGQKHLKGVGDLVGGTESKISKEEAERPLTKVEKDRMIVLLISFLIVIVFWGAFEQAGGLMNLWAQNSTDRTFGLLGLDVIPAAWFQSVNALFIMMFVLAIGYFWAMRAKSGKETSTLLKMAVGTMIMGAGFLFMSAAAKTADVNAEGGYINSSMTWLVLAYLFHTIGELCVSPTALSFITKLSPAKYASIMMGLYFAATGLGNKVAGLVGEAAVDGAGEFEVFTGIAIFAIAFGLLLLVFFKKLKKLTHGAEDVKAKSLEKEITA; encoded by the coding sequence ATGGAAACCACGAGTAATCAAAAACAACTTTTTGGTCATCCAATAGGGTTGTACATTCTGTTTTTTACCGAAATGTGGGAGAGGTTTAGCTATTATGGAATGAGAGCTCTTCTTGTTCTTTTTATGACAGCTCCAGTCGCAAAAGACGGTTTGGGATGGTCGCAAGGTGATGCGATATCATTGTATGGTACTTATACCATGATGGTCTATTTGATGTCTATTCCTGGAGGTATTTTAGCAGATAAATTATTAGGGCAAAAGCGTTCAGTGATGATTGGTGGACTGACGCTCGTGGCAGGTCATCTGGTGATGGCTATCCCTGAGATTTGGGCATTCTACACTGCATTAGTACTGATCGTATTGGGAGTTGGTATGTTAAAACCAAATATCTCTACAATGGTAGGAGGTTTGTACGCAAAAGGTGATCCGAACAGAGATCAAGGCTTTAATATATTCTACCTAGGTATTAATATTGGAGCTTTTGCATCAAGTATTGCAGTTGGATTGGTTGCTGAAAAATATGGATGGCATTACGGTTTTGGTTTGGCAGGGATAGGAATGCTGCTTGGCCAATTGGTGTTTATGGCAGGACAAAAACATCTTAAAGGTGTGGGTGATCTTGTTGGTGGAACAGAAAGTAAAATCTCTAAGGAAGAAGCTGAAAGACCTCTAACGAAGGTTGAGAAAGATAGAATGATTGTATTGCTGATTTCATTCTTGATTGTAATTGTCTTTTGGGGCGCATTTGAACAGGCAGGTGGATTGATGAATCTTTGGGCACAAAATAGTACTGATCGTACATTTGGTCTTTTGGGATTGGATGTGATTCCAGCGGCTTGGTTCCAATCTGTGAATGCTTTATTTATTATGATGTTTGTACTTGCTATTGGCTATTTCTGGGCAATGAGAGCAAAAAGCGGAAAAGAGACGTCTACTTTGCTTAAAATGGCTGTGGGTACAATGATCATGGGGGCAGGTTTCTTGTTCATGAGTGCTGCAGCCAAAACAGCTGATGTAAATGCAGAAGGCGGTTATATCAATTCAAGTATGACTTGGCTTGTATTAGCTTACCTTTTCCATACAATTGGAGAGTTGTGTGTATCACCAACAGCATTGTCGTTTATAACTAAGCTGTCTCCAGCTAAATATGCATCTATTATGATGGGGCTATATTTTGCTGCAACAGGCCTAGGTAATAAAGTAGCAGGATTGGTCGGTGAAGCAGCTGTTGATGGTGCAGGAGAGTTTGAGGTATTTACAGGAATTGCCATTTTTGCAATTGCATTTGGTTTATTGTTATTAGTTTTCTTTAAGAAATTGAAGAAATTAACTCATGGTGCTGAAGATGTAAAAGCTAAATCACTTGAAAAAGAGATAACAGCATAA
- a CDS encoding nitroreductase family protein: MEKFKLYEAQKYTEQESIEKSKYYFEYSNQRRSIREFSDKPVPKEVIENIIKSASTAPSGANKQPWFFCAVSSSMIKKEIRKAAEEEEYENYHGRMSDDWLEDLKKFGTNEIKPFLEVAPWLIIVFKQVYELNEEGDKSNNYYVNESVGLASGMLLSAIHNAGLVSLTHTPSPMNFLQKILDRPKNEKPFLLIPVGYPANGVEVPDIERKSLESISKFFE, encoded by the coding sequence ATGGAAAAGTTTAAATTATACGAAGCTCAAAAATATACAGAGCAAGAATCAATAGAAAAGAGTAAGTACTATTTTGAATATTCTAATCAAAGGAGATCGATTCGTGAATTTTCAGACAAACCTGTACCTAAGGAGGTTATAGAAAATATAATAAAATCAGCATCTACAGCTCCTTCTGGTGCAAATAAGCAACCATGGTTCTTTTGTGCTGTATCTAGTTCAATGATCAAGAAAGAAATAAGAAAGGCAGCAGAAGAAGAGGAGTATGAAAATTATCATGGCAGAATGTCTGATGATTGGTTAGAAGACTTGAAAAAATTTGGAACCAATGAAATAAAACCATTTTTGGAAGTAGCACCTTGGTTAATTATAGTTTTTAAGCAAGTGTATGAGCTGAATGAAGAAGGGGACAAGTCAAATAATTATTATGTAAATGAATCTGTCGGACTAGCTTCAGGTATGCTTTTGTCAGCAATTCATAATGCAGGTTTAGTATCATTGACGCATACACCTAGCCCTATGAATTTTCTTCAAAAAATATTGGATAGACCCAAAAATGAGAAGCCATTTTTATTGATTCCAGTTGGCTATCCTGCCAATGGTGTCGAGGTTCCAGATATTGAACGTAAGTCTCTAGAATCTATCTCTAAATTCTTTGAGTAA
- a CDS encoding tetratricopeptide repeat protein: MMMMGISEHENIESIISKVVEHFLDIQFEEFNEEFFECTDQWERGILYVKSKSNLTFIDRLFLALGFIHLSKYNSAEKIIANLILDLSKEVNQNENLRLNLPDGVSLSIEDTSNRISLFSLNKLSRFSFYKHNEEDLVYESQENEFQASDAYHFFREGLRYLYHFEYDLAEQFFSQALKIDPENSEFRFHKTIAILNEGYETDKALDDLKILEESEYKLQFVKYGLALCYYESQYYDKALSYLDEAIVLLSLNQPLNLEEEKLLSKCYYLKGRIFQNFELWEIAYDIFSNINKLPYPIPSSINFQIGLCLEKLNRVHEALESFEKASSNPRDIFSKQKILERSARCYFSLKEYEMALNKVKQAISISSYCFESRLLMVKILVTKKDYLKAEKAVRQIIALERQDDITLDIKILLGDLLIKNQKFQKAREYFAQLIQEYKTEESAYLKLQYGISLFHIRKYRESIQFFNDFLKVYQNVKLYGLNRLNDTKFDLETMRMNIISLKSKAIAASQPEKLNSLDCRELNELAESGNMEAEILLIRYCTQKPNISRNQN; this comes from the coding sequence ATGATGATGATGGGAATCTCAGAGCATGAAAATATTGAGTCAATCATATCCAAAGTTGTAGAACACTTCCTAGACATACAGTTTGAAGAATTTAATGAAGAATTCTTTGAGTGTACTGATCAGTGGGAGAGAGGGATTCTTTATGTCAAATCAAAGTCAAATCTGACATTTATCGACCGCTTATTTCTAGCACTTGGTTTTATACATCTGAGTAAATATAATTCTGCGGAAAAAATTATTGCTAATCTGATTTTAGATCTAAGTAAAGAAGTTAACCAAAATGAAAACCTACGCCTAAACCTTCCCGATGGTGTATCACTATCTATTGAGGATACCTCAAACAGAATATCCTTGTTTTCATTAAATAAACTTTCTAGGTTTTCTTTTTATAAGCACAACGAAGAAGACTTGGTCTATGAGTCTCAAGAAAATGAATTCCAAGCTTCAGATGCTTATCATTTCTTCAGAGAAGGTTTAAGGTATTTGTATCATTTTGAATATGATTTGGCTGAGCAATTCTTTAGTCAAGCTCTCAAAATTGATCCTGAAAATTCTGAATTTAGATTTCATAAGACTATAGCAATTTTGAATGAAGGTTATGAGACAGATAAAGCTTTAGATGATCTTAAAATCTTAGAAGAATCAGAATATAAACTTCAATTTGTGAAGTATGGTCTTGCCCTTTGTTATTATGAAAGTCAGTATTATGATAAGGCATTATCATACCTAGATGAAGCCATTGTCCTTTTAAGTCTCAATCAACCACTTAACCTAGAAGAGGAGAAGCTACTTTCAAAGTGTTATTATTTAAAAGGTAGAATATTTCAAAACTTCGAACTCTGGGAAATTGCTTATGATATTTTTTCAAATATCAATAAACTACCATATCCAATACCTTCTAGCATCAACTTTCAAATAGGTCTGTGTCTTGAAAAATTAAATAGAGTTCACGAAGCTCTTGAAAGTTTTGAAAAAGCATCTTCAAACCCAAGAGATATTTTTTCGAAACAGAAGATTTTAGAACGTAGCGCTAGGTGTTATTTCTCTTTGAAAGAATATGAAATGGCACTTAACAAAGTTAAGCAGGCGATAAGTATTTCTAGCTATTGTTTTGAGAGTCGGTTATTAATGGTGAAAATTCTAGTGACCAAGAAAGATTATTTGAAAGCAGAAAAAGCTGTCAGACAAATCATCGCACTTGAAAGACAAGATGATATCACGCTTGATATTAAAATCCTTTTAGGAGATTTATTGATCAAAAATCAAAAATTTCAGAAGGCTAGGGAGTATTTTGCTCAATTAATTCAGGAGTATAAGACTGAAGAAAGTGCCTACTTAAAACTCCAATATGGAATTTCTCTTTTCCATATTCGAAAATATCGAGAATCAATTCAATTCTTTAATGATTTCCTAAAAGTATATCAGAACGTAAAGCTTTATGGTCTCAATCGTTTGAATGATACTAAGTTCGATTTAGAAACTATGAGAATGAATATAATCTCATTAAAGTCTAAAGCTATAGCTGCAAGTCAGCCAGAAAAGCTGAATTCGCTAGACTGTAGAGAATTGAATGAGTTAGCTGAAAGTGGAAATATGGAAGCAGAAATATTACTAATCAGATATTGCACACAGAAACCAAATATTTCTCGAAATCAGAATTAG
- a CDS encoding thioredoxin family protein: MLSKNIKIAVAVIVALFTLSSFVTNEPKENGEIKWITIQEALELSKKDNKPIFVDVYTDWCGWCKVMDKKTFSDTDVSSYVGENYYAVKLNPEKEGTIVYQGKNYTNAAFANHFQIQGYPTILLLQAEKESKAVPGFQDADNFLKTLEKFKKTLK; encoded by the coding sequence ATGCTTAGTAAAAATATTAAAATTGCAGTAGCAGTAATAGTTGCATTATTCACACTATCAAGTTTTGTAACTAATGAACCAAAGGAGAATGGTGAAATTAAATGGATTACAATTCAAGAAGCACTAGAATTATCTAAAAAAGATAACAAACCTATCTTTGTTGATGTCTATACCGATTGGTGTGGTTGGTGTAAAGTCATGGACAAAAAGACTTTCAGCGATACGGATGTGTCGAGTTATGTTGGGGAAAATTACTATGCCGTAAAATTGAACCCTGAGAAAGAGGGTACAATCGTCTACCAAGGAAAGAATTATACAAATGCTGCTTTTGCGAACCATTTCCAAATACAAGGTTATCCTACAATATTATTGCTACAAGCAGAAAAAGAATCAAAAGCTGTTCCTGGTTTTCAAGATGCTGATAACTTCTTGAAGACTCTAGAGAAGTTTAAAAAGACATTAAAATAA